AGAAATTGATCGTCATATTAGTGCTAATCTATCTATAAACGTTGagcttaattgtttttcttttggagttcatctagttctttgacatccacgctctataaatttattgtttgggcctttaacgttcgaacccaatacgaatttgggatcgttacaaattgagtccttacagtagaaattataatttcgaCTGcccaaaatatattatcaaataaaaaattattagtaaaatttaagaattaaatttctatacatgcattattataaaataataataataaaaataaaattgcaaaagttaaaatttgtcacctatccgattatttttgtttagctaacctttgcttttctttaaataaatggcattatagaatacttctaatacaactattaagagtactttgtccaccacaaaggattagaaaataaacaaaaattagtaaagtctcatagtttaacatctaaattgagcactataaaaaaaaaaaatcatgctatgtaacagaataaataccaaattatccaaatcatgctatgtaatagaataatattatatttttgtatgttatatttaattctttagaacgcaatagcataacatttaacaatcaaagagaataaaaaatagaaaaaataaaaacaacaacaacaacaatttaaaaaataaaaccaaatcacaatttaaaaaacaaaactaaattgcattaacccaaaatagagttttaaagaatataaaaaattatcaacctaaagtagagatgcaagaaaaaataaaaaatccaccaaaaaatttagagagagagagagagagagagggaacctttttttttttttttttgtgagggaaaaccatgcatagaatagaagagatagtgacaaatttataataagagagtgtgaataaaaagaggtaaaaataaaggaagatgaagggaaagatgaggaatgatatttaatataaagggtagtggggagatgaaaaggtaagggagggaaaaagattgaagaaatagtggggagatgaaatggtaagggagagagaaaggttggagaagtgtaaatattaaaaaaataaatgttaaaaacaatcataagaaaattggggaaaaaaaaatacacccttaagcttgaaaggcttcaatgttttttatatatttattttttcctttaagctgAAAATGCTCACACAAAACTCTAAAACTAAACTGAAAAGACTTTGGGTTGGACTTGATAGTggaattaaataaataagaggtaagctggattaattatacagatttataggatgatagtggaagtaaataaataagtagtgggctggatttattatagggtgatagtggaagtaaataaataagtagtgggctgcaTTTATAAGGCTGAAAATcgtaaaaatcattttaaaattgtaggacaaattatactttaaaaaagaaaagaaaagaaaaaaaaaagaatgacgtgGCAGCTGATGTGGCGCAACGTAAGAGTAGCAGCATTAAAtactacgcttcagcttttagtaatatatagatgtAAGATAAATAATGAGATATTATCAATTCACAACAACCATGAATTGATTTGTACAATTTTCAATATTAAATAGTTTATGATTGAGATTAAACTAGAAGCACAAATTAATGcgacattatatatatatatatatatatatatgtatataaatatggTTTTTTGTTGATGACTTAATATATGatattactatatttttttgtcattacttatttattttattagtctaAATAACTTAAACCAAATACATAACATATAAATTGACATTAATAAAATCTCGTGGATCGCACTGGTTAAAAACTATATCAAATACTATATTTAATAGCAAAAActttcttttataattaaagTGGTTTTGACATGTAGGAAAAATACTCCTTTGAATTTCTGCCACGTTTACagttaacacacacacacacacgcacatatatatatatatatatatatatatattaagtgcATGAGATCCTTCCATATGatgctctaattttgcatttagataatttttttacctctttttattaagttatttttattgttaccAAAAAGTTCAcgttaacttatttttactattatctcATTAATTGTCTAAGCTTACACccacatttctctctttttcatttttttagcaTACCTACTGTTTTAGTattaaaacaaaagcaaaaatgataataattaaggattaatagtaataactaacaaCATAAGGCCCTAGGGAGAGATAAAGAgacataaaaatgttgtgaattgttaaataaaacacACTATTTCActattaccaaaaaagaaaaaaacctaagATTGATAAAGCATTTGTAAGAGAGAGAACGAGGAATCTGAGGGGCCACCTCCGTCATATTGGCCTCCCACTACCATCAAGCCgctataggttttatttatttatttaaatttggggcttaaatatgattttggtttggataatttggttggatagtttgtttgtttgttttttttgtttttttgtttaatttttttattttatagataagtagagagaatatttgaTACATAATGTAAAGCCATATTCTACCATGGTTTTAAATCATCATAAGACACATGCATACGCACTTGCCCACATCATGTCCTAATATCGCACTATCAATGAGTGAAAGATGGTGAGAGAGTTGGACATACATTTATTTCATGGTATGCAGTATGTGAATACAacacaaattaatttatttttatggtccttttattcttttgaatttatttttggtttcttgacttaaaaaaaaaaataaaataaaatttaagattacCTTGAGAAGACTACAAATGTACCGTGAAGCTACTAAACTAAAATTTGATATCTCAAAATGTATGTGTtaatttactctaatttagtttactttttctttaaggcaaaatttaggtacagttCATTAGGtgttgttttttatgttcttctCTTAAGATTTACTCATAtggttacttaactaaaaaatgcACTTCTATCCCATGAGGAAAAAACCACGTAGCAGAATCTTAAGAAGGAAACCCAAGGAACAACACCTAGGTACTGTACTTAAGTCTTGCCATTCTTTATGTATATGTACAACATTCTCCAAAACCATTTTATATCAAATATTACACAACTATCTGTGCATTGTACAGGCAACTTACTAGTTATAATAATAACTcgtactttttttatttttttattttttcgacTGAATATAATAACTCGTGCTTGATTTTTATTAATCGATCCTTCGTATATAATAACGACCATCTATtatgtgggttccaattagttcaatttataaagtttctaatggttgaataagagatttggggttcaatcctcgcctacaccaaaaatagATTGgcgtcttggtctaatgataaagagttattatcagaagccgatgtcataggttgaaactatcttaaaaaaaaaaaaaaaaaaaaaaaaaaaaaaaaaaaaaaaaaccatctatTATCTTTTGAGGCTTGAATGGAGGGGAGTTGTATTGGGCTTGAAATATGGAAAGATTATACTGCCCAcaaaaccttttttattttttggtattgtATGGGCTGAAGTATTTTTGAAGCAGTGAACCATTTCTTTTGAACTGTCCTcttgattttgggctttttttaaGGCATTTGTAATAATTATATGCCCTTCTATGGTATATTTACGGTATTagcaataattttgtatataatatatataaccgCCCTAATAGACCGCCCCTTCTTAGCCTTGCGATATATATTACACATAGCCATAGCCTTGCCCTAATAGACCGCCCCTTATATATTCAGAGCTTCTAATTTGTTCCAGAAAAAAAGTTTCTTACTCTGAGTTTGTGACTTCTTATATTCATCAAACATTCATCAAAaagtttcataaatttttttttatattcatcaAAAAGTTTGAGACTATCAAACACTCATCAAAAATTTCATATGATTTCCTACGTGTTTAtagaaaagggaaagaaaattctTTGATTTCCTGAAACAATGGAGATGGTGGGGTTTCGATATGATCCCACAGATGAAGAGTTGATGAAGATTTTAATGGAGAAGGTCGACGATGCTGATCAAACTCACCTAAATCatcattttgattttattgtgAATGATTGTGAGGTATATGACAAAATTCCTCCATGGGAAATATATGATTCTCATACCCACTATCATTTACACACTTTCCACCGCAAGCTCTACGTCTTCACCGACCTCAAAACAACAACCGGCAATCGTGTGTGCAGGGCTACCGCTTGCGGAACCTGGCTTGAAAAAAGCAAGCCCAAAAGAATCTATGATTCTCAGGGCAATGTTATTGGGATCGACAGGATGCTCTCTTTTAAGGCCAAGGATCTTCATTCGGGCAAACTCAATAAAACTAATTGGATAATGCACGAGTTCTCCTTGGCGAATCAGGAATTTGGAAGAATCAACACAGTCCTCTGTGTCATCTATAAACTAAACAAAGGGTCAGGGTCAGATTGTGAGGAGGCCAACGGAAGAggtctcaaaagagctttttcTTCTACTACTGCTGATGAAGAGTTCTCATGCTTCAATACAAATGCTGCTGCTGTGATTTCACTTGAGCCTGAGCCTGAGCCTGAGCCTATGATGCCTAGTGCTGATGATGAAGAGTTTGCCGCATGGGTTTCTGGATGTTTTTCTTCTACTGCCGCTGTAGCTGAAGAGGCCTCAACCTTCAATACAACTGGTGTGATGTCACATGGACAAGAAGATGCCCAAGCCCAAGAACACAAAAAAAGACGGTTGGATGCTGATACTTTTACGGATGAAGATTTTGCTGCATGGGTAACTGATCCCACATTCCCAGATGAACCATTGAGTCAAATATTTTCTGATCTCCCACCCCTGGTTGAAGTATGCAGTCAATCCAAATCAGACTCTGTTGCTGATGCTGATTTTGATGCATTAATTACTTCATTAATTTCTGATCCGGCACAATCCGATGAAGCATGGAGTAAAATCTTTTGTATATgagaattctttttcttctcttttagtcTTGCACagattttttgttcttctcttttcAGTTTATAGTTAGCATGTCTATAGTTAGAACTCTGGCAAATGGGTTGTTGGCAAGTAGCTTAAGAATTGAAGGATTGTACAAAAACTAGTTTTGATGGTGAAGTAGCTATTTGTCAACTCAAAGTTATAAACTTCTTTCGCTTTCTTCTCTTATTTGCAATCTTCATGTTTTGATATATAAATGTGTTGTGAAGGTTTAGATATAGTGTGACTCTATTATTTCTTGGTTTcatttatcacattttttttttcattctctttcccTCTTAGCAATACATGGATGCTAttggttaggtttttttttttcaatgattgATTTTAAGGTGCAATTCCAATTTCCCTTGTAACTAAAGATGATTTCTGGTCACTTTAAGCACCCTGTCAATTGAATGAATACATATGGaagcttgaaatttaaacattttatgatTACAAAATTATCTTGTTTGTGCTGCAATTTCTCATTGTTGGTGAAATCTCCATGtttgacttaaaaaaagaaacattataaaataaatttagagaatttctaaaatatgatGCTTTATTATCTGTAAATATTCTCTTTTGGGAATTAGTTTAAAATCTACTCATAGTTTCATTGCCTAATATTATTTTGCCTAATAATATTTGCTTTGCAATGGATGGGGCGTATCGAAGGAGAAGAGACTGAATTGATTATGGTATTTGATGTCAATAGTGAGAAATTCACAATTCTAGCACTGCCTGATGGTTTTACCAACGTAAACATCTTTCAGAGATGTCTTGCATCATTCAAAGGGAAACTGGCTTTCATTACATGTGCATGTAATGAACAATTTGGCTTCCCCTGTCAATACTCCGTATGGGTGATGAAGGAGTACGGTGTGGCAGAGTCTTGGAATAAACATTCTGTTATACTTATACCATTTGAAAGAGTGGTTTATTGCCTTGCCTTCACTGAGTATGGTTCACTTCTGCTATGTTGCCTCAATAAACGATTAGAGGGCAGGGGATCTAGGTTTGTATTAGTTGACACTGAAACTCTACATGAGAAGGAGGATCCTATCCTATCCAACATCCGTCGTATGTAACTACTTTCATGGAGAGCCTTATTTTACTTGATGGAGCAAATGTGGCATCTTACTAAGCAGATGGTGATAGTGGCGTGCATATAAGAATGAAATCATTTGTGGTATGGATGAAGTGAAACCcttgttatttcttttcctttagtTTAGTTGTTGGCATGGCAGTATTGctaaaacttcatttttattCCAATTTTAGATTATCCTTTTGTGgcaatattatatattattatttgatatttgtatGTGGATTGTTGTTGTGCATATATATCAAAAGGCAATGCTATTCTTATAAGATCACTCTTTTGAACTTGCCAACGTTTCCTGTTCATGTGACAAGTGTGAAGGAATTAAAGTGTGTTGCAATCTTAGATTTTCTGTTTGAGTTGATTGTATTTTTACAAGGTGCTTtattcatcatcatgaacatagATTCAACCTTTTATTCTCAATAAATTCTATTACTTATGACAAGGAGAAGTGCGTGGCATTGCAGGAATGAGTCTGAGGAGAAGAGGAGAAATGAATGCAGAGTGAGGGGCAAGGATGCACCAAAAATTGAggcaaaaaattaattcaatctTATTTGAATACCCCAATCGGTAGTAAATTGATAAGTGTTTATTCTTGTATCTGTATATGTATTGAAGCCTAAGTATTCTTGGCAGCCATATAATCTGTTGTAACAATACATGACAGTAAGTATAATAAACTTCAACCAACTCTAAGAATTATAACCAAAACTACTGTAGAATTGTCTTCAACCAATGATAGTCGTTTAGAATATTTATGTCATAGGAAGGGAATGATAACTTGCACTGCTAGGTATAAACTTCTGATGCTTTGGACGACATGTAGTGTGCACAGTTGTCTTATTGCTTGACAAAGAACGACCTGTTGAGTTTGAGTGAGCTCTTGTTTTGTAGCATAATCACCAGCATAATCTTGTGCAACATGTATTGTCTCAACAGTGAATAAGCTGGAGAAGTTTACCTAGACTTCTTTTAGGAAGGTGTAGGTGACAAGTTCAGATGCTTTTTATATGGTAGGAAGGATGTCAGTGCTCATAGTTAGTCAAGAGTCTTGgatattagaaaatatatatagccTTATTGGCACAATGTGGagtactttcttttattttttgttgttggtagGAATGATTTTCactgtaattaattttttttgtacgaCTTAAATAATAAAGTATGTTTTTATATTAACAATTAAACTGAAAGAGTAGTTAATTCCATTGATAAGGTATTGATaaattgtgtatattgaattaaatttttcataagtaattttcaaattcatctTTTGGGACAACATCTATGTAGGTTAGGAATTCTAAAATTATGGGGAGAAAGGGATATGaagaattttaagtaaaaaatctCACAATGTTTTCTTCAGCCATGCATTCATGTTTCGTTTCAAAACCTGAAAAACTGTCGATTGGGTTGCTATAAGTAAAATCCTCATGCAATAAAAATGAGGAAGTGTGACctaaattgataattttgttcaatttctATGAAAATACTTAAAGGTCCTATGgcaaaaatattgttttttttttccccctggaAACGtagatattctatatataaagatataaaAACATTTCAAACACACAAGGAAAAGACTCCAGGGGAATTATATTACGTGGAGATGATAGACCTACAAATCCGAATTTCTTACTTCTACAGCAAGCCTGTATGCACAATTTCTTACTCATATACGTGATCAATTGATGGTCTTTGTAGTGGGAAAAACTTCTAATGTTTTGGATGGATGTAGTATCACAATTTCCTGTGTACACTCATCACAATTTCCTATATAtttaatcaatttatttatatatataaaagcagagacctcatgcgaGAGAGCTTGAGGTTCTGTCAAGTGGCGTCTTCTATGGTTAGCTCTTTTATTTAAACCAtccagctttttttttttcctgttaaaTGTTAAAGTTATTACACCTCACTCCTCTCTTTCAATTGACTATGAAAGATTAAAATCACGTTTAAAGGTTTTCAATTGATTATAAAATAACGCTTAAACTTTCAAGTATGTCTCTTAGGAAACCCAAACGTTTTCTTAATTACACAAGCTCATTTATTTTTACCTCTTGCTATTCTGAATTCTGACCCTTCTTATTTCCGTCTCAATCTCCTCATTTCCCATACATTTGgtcaaacaaccaaaaaaccaaTCTTTCCTAAACTATGTGGTTGAATCTCAATCTTTCCTTCAGTGtcaaaaagaaagtaaaggctcaagttgatttttttttttttttttttttttggtgcaggTAGAGTTGTCCAGGGCTCTAGGTAATTGGTTGTGATCTTGGGTCCTTGACATTAGTCATGTAAAATAGGTGTAGGCACATAACTAGAAGTCTAAGGTTGTCAATTAAATGCAAAGGCATATGTGTTCATGACTTTTGTTGGATTTTGAAGAAGCCACAAGATTTTCTGATGGTAGTTAATCAAGGTAAATTTATATCTGATGGTTCAGCCAAATCCCACAAATCAAATGAATGAGTTTTGATACTTTTGAGCTTCTGAAATTGGCTTTCCCTGATAGAATTCCTTTATGGACCTAAAATACATAGTTAGCAATCTCCAGACCAAGAACAACCAATTGCCAGAGTTGTAGAACTCTATAATCTCTAAAAATGGCAATGGAGTAAGAACTAATACtacaaaatcatatataactACACACCATAACTGCGAAAAAAACCCAAGCTATAAGTGTCAAGCTTCTATTATGTATGGCTACTAAAGGTGAGGTTAAGTAGTGTATTAACAATTGGTCATCATTTTGCAAGAAGTAGAACCCAACGTAAATAATGTTATAGTTGGtcttaagtaaaaaaatttcatctctTAGCCAAATTTTTGGAGCCCTTCgccataagaaaaaaaaaaaatccttttgttttataccttttatctattttttactTCCTATTCTCTTCCCTACTCAAAATTTTCATGTGTTTTACAGTTGCCTTagaaattttcataattttttgttctAGGTATATTAGAGCTTgcattttatcaattttgttgttAATACATAcgctctttaaaaaatttataaactaaaaTGGTTAATCTTAGTTCTTATCCTTTCAATCtttgaacttttttatttattttaccttggTTGGATCATGGTCCCCAAAGACTCAAACAAATTTCCAATGATTGCATTGTTTGCACCTACCTCACTTCAATCAGTTGTGTATCAAGTGTTGCTCAAGATTGAGGGTTGGCATGCCTATCCACAGAaggttaaaaaattaattttttttatcctcttGGCATGCCTATCTCACTTCAATTAGTTTTTTATCCTCTTAAGTTTTGTCAAGCAGCCTAAAAAATTAGTATAACTActgattctttaatttttatgttattatcATAGTTCTAGACTATGAACCAATTCCAATTAGAAGTTGCAACTTAGCATATGACATTCTTTgagtatttttcaaaaaattactaTCAAATTTTGTCACTACCGCTACTTTTCTTGACTATGTGAAATTCTTTATGAATCTATTACTTCTCCAACTTGGATCATGATTGCAATAAAGTTGATCTATGAAAGAAAATTCAGTCtccttttttaaattttctttcagGCCTTAGCTGCAGTGTTTGATTACTACATAGGCAATGCTTTTATTATAACTAAAGACATATTTGCAACACTTGGATTGAAAATTCATGGCGGCAAAAATGTCCCTTTTGTGTGGAACATTTTTAGGGTATTAGTTCTTGGTATGTATTCAATATATTCTAGGGAAATACACAATGAGAGTTCCAAGTAGAAGACTTGGTCTTGGTGCCAAAGGATG
This genomic stretch from Quercus robur chromosome 4, dhQueRobu3.1, whole genome shotgun sequence harbors:
- the LOC126722029 gene encoding protein BEARSKIN1-like; amino-acid sequence: MEMVGFRYDPTDEELMKILMEKVDDADQTHLNHHFDFIVNDCEVYDKIPPWEIYDSHTHYHLHTFHRKLYVFTDLKTTTGNRVCRATACGTWLEKSKPKRIYDSQGNVIGIDRMLSFKAKDLHSGKLNKTNWIMHEFSLANQEFGRINTVLCVIYKLNKGSGSDCEEANGRGLKRAFSSTTADEEFSCFNTNAAAVISLEPEPEPEPMMPSADDEEFAAWVSGCFSSTAAVAEEASTFNTTGVMSHGQEDAQAQEHKKRRLDADTFTDEDFAAWVTDPTFPDEPLSQIFSDLPPLVEVCSQSKSDSVADADFDALITSLISDPAQSDEAWSKIFCI